Proteins from a single region of Streptococcus mitis:
- the hflX gene encoding GTPase HflX, producing the protein MIETEKKEERVLLIGVELQGMDNFDLSMEELASLAKTAGAVVVDSYRQKREKYDSKTFVGSGKLEEIALMVDAEEITTVIVNNRLTPRQNVNLEEVLGVKVIDRMQLILDIFAMRARSHEGKLQVHLAQLKYLLPRLVGQGIMLSRQAGGIGSRGPGESQLELNRRSVRNQITDIERQLKVVEKNRATVREKRLESSTFKIGLIGYTNAGKSTIMNTLTSKTQYEADELFATLDATTKSIHLGGNLQVTLTDTVGFIQDLPTELVSSFKSTLEESKHVDLLVHVIDASNPYHEEHEKTVLSIMKDLDMEDIPRLTLYNKADLVEDFTPTQTPYALISAKSEDSRENLQALFLEKIKDIFERFTLRVPFSKSYKIHDLESVAILEDRDYQDDGEVITGYISEKNKWRLEEFYD; encoded by the coding sequence ATGATTGAAACGGAGAAAAAAGAGGAGCGAGTCCTGCTGATTGGTGTGGAATTGCAGGGCATGGACAATTTTGACCTCTCCATGGAAGAATTGGCCAGTTTAGCGAAAACGGCTGGGGCAGTCGTTGTAGATAGTTACAGACAAAAACGTGAAAAATATGATTCCAAGACCTTTGTTGGCTCTGGAAAGTTAGAAGAAATTGCGCTCATGGTGGATGCAGAAGAAATTACCACTGTCATTGTCAACAACCGCTTGACTCCACGGCAAAATGTCAATCTAGAAGAAGTTCTCGGTGTCAAGGTTATTGACCGTATGCAGTTGATTTTGGATATCTTTGCCATGCGAGCTCGAAGCCATGAAGGGAAGCTCCAAGTCCACCTAGCCCAGCTCAAATACCTCTTGCCTCGTTTGGTTGGTCAGGGAATTATGCTCAGTCGTCAGGCAGGGGGAATTGGTTCCCGTGGACCTGGTGAAAGCCAGCTGGAACTGAACCGTCGTAGCGTTCGCAATCAAATCACGGATATCGAGCGTCAGCTCAAGGTGGTTGAGAAAAATCGGGCGACTGTCAGAGAAAAACGTCTGGAGTCTAGCACCTTTAAGATTGGTTTGATTGGTTATACCAATGCTGGGAAGTCAACCATTATGAACACCTTGACCAGTAAGACCCAGTATGAAGCAGATGAGCTCTTTGCGACTCTGGATGCGACGACTAAGAGTATCCATCTGGGAGGCAATCTCCAAGTAACTTTGACTGATACCGTTGGCTTTATCCAGGATTTGCCGACCGAGTTGGTGTCCAGCTTCAAGTCAACCTTGGAAGAAAGCAAGCATGTTGATCTTCTAGTGCATGTTATCGATGCCAGCAACCCTTACCACGAAGAGCATGAAAAAACAGTTCTGTCTATTATGAAAGATTTGGATATGGAGGACATTCCTCGCCTGACCCTTTATAATAAAGCGGATTTGGTAGAGGATTTCACGCCTACCCAAACGCCTTATGCACTCATTTCTGCCAAGTCTGAGGATAGTCGTGAGAACTTGCAGGCTTTATTTTTAGAGAAAATCAAGGATATTTTTGAGAGATTTACCTTGCGCGTGCCTTTTTCTAAGTCCTACAAGATTCATGATTTAGAAAGTGTTGCGATTCTGGAAGATCGTGACTACCAAGATGATGGAGAAGTTATTACAGGCTACATTTCCGAGAAAAATAAATGGAGGTTAGAGGAATTTTATGACTGA
- the rnz gene encoding ribonuclease Z: MDIQFLGTGAGQPSKARNVSSLALKLLDEINEVWLFDCGEGTQNRILETTIRPRKVSKIFITHLHGDHIFGLPGFLSSRAFQANEEQTDLEIYGPQGIKSFVLTSLRVSGSRLPYRIHFHEFDQDSLGKILETDKFTVYAEELDHTIFCVGYRVMQKDLEGTLDAEKLKAAGVPFGPLFGKIKNGHDVVLEDGTEIKAADYISAPRPGKIITILGDTRKTNASVRLAVNADVLVHESTYGKGDEKIARNHGHSTNMQAAQVAVEAGAKRLLLNHISARFLSKDISKLKKDAATIFENVHVVKDLEEVEI; encoded by the coding sequence ATGGATATTCAATTTTTAGGAACGGGGGCTGGTCAGCCCTCTAAAGCCCGCAACGTTTCAAGTCTCGCCCTGAAACTCTTGGACGAGATTAACGAAGTTTGGCTCTTTGACTGTGGAGAAGGAACGCAAAATCGCATTCTGGAAACCACAATTCGACCACGTAAGGTCAGCAAAATCTTTATCACTCACTTGCATGGAGACCATATCTTTGGCCTGCCAGGATTCCTTTCTAGCCGTGCCTTTCAAGCCAATGAAGAGCAGACAGATTTGGAAATCTATGGACCGCAAGGGATCAAGTCCTTTGTCTTAACCAGTCTTCGTGTGTCAGGTTCTCGTTTGCCCTACCGCATTCATTTTCATGAGTTTGACCAAGATTCTCTAGGAAAAATCCTTGAGACCGATAAATTCACTGTGTATGCAGAGGAGCTGGACCACACTATTTTCTGCGTTGGTTATCGTGTCATGCAAAAGGACCTAGAAGGAACGCTAGATGCTGAAAAACTCAAGGCTGCTGGTGTCCCATTTGGCCCACTTTTTGGAAAAATCAAGAACGGTCACGATGTTGTTTTAGAAGACGGTACTGAAATCAAAGCAGCAGACTATATCTCAGCGCCACGTCCTGGTAAGATTATTACCATTCTAGGCGATACGAGAAAAACCAATGCTAGTGTGCGTCTGGCTGTCAATGCCGATGTCCTAGTCCATGAATCGACTTATGGCAAGGGTGATGAAAAAATTGCTCGTAACCATGGCCACTCTACTAACATGCAAGCTGCACAAGTAGCGGTAGAAGCAGGAGCCAAACGCCTCTTGCTCAACCATATCAGTGCTCGTTTCCTCTCAAAAGATATCAGCAAACTCAAGAAAGATGCGGCTACAATTTTTGAAAATGTGCATGTGGTCAAAGACTTGGAAGAAGTGGAAATCTAA
- the bgaA gene encoding LPXTG-anchored adhesin/beta-galactosidase BgaA — translation MEKSHWNRKRVYSIRKFAVGACSVMIGTCAVLFAGNIAGESVVNADETPITRTAEKPNEENPIVEEKVDQALETKNVVESTAQKQSSATESISSEKKEDKAVTPKEEKAPKIESQASSQEKPLKEDVKAVTNEEVNQMIEDRKVNFNQNWHFKLNANSKEAIKPDADVSTWKKLDLPHDWSIFNDFDHESPAQNEGGQLNGGEAWYRKTFKLDEKDLKKNVRLTFDGVYMDSQVYVNGQLVGHYPNGYNQFSYDITNYLNKDGRENVIAVHAVNKQPSSRWYSGSGIYRDVTLQVTDKVHVEKNGTTILTPKLEQQQHGKVETHVTSKIVNTDDKDHQLVAEYQIVERGGQAVTDLVRTESRTLKAHEVTSLDAILEVERPKLWTVLNDKPALYELVTRVYRDGQLVDAKKDLFGYRYYNWTPNEGFSLNGERIKFHGVSLHHDHGALGAEENYKAEYRRLKQMKEMGVNSIRTTHNPASPQTLQIAAELGLLVQEEAFDTWYGGKKPYDYGRFFEKDATHPEAKKGEKWSDYDLRTMVERDKNNPAVFMWSIGNEIGEANGDPHSLATVKRLVKVIKDVDKTRYVTMGADKFRFGNGSGGHEKIADELDAVGFNYSEDNYKALRAKHPNWLIYGSETSSATRTRGSYFHPEREWVQSNQSWRNYEQSDYGNDRVGWGKTATASWTFDRDNAGYAGQFIWTGTDYIGEPTPWHNQNNTPVKSSYFGIVDTAGIPKNDFYLYQSQWVSAKKKPMVHLLPHWNWENKELIDNVADAENKIPVRAYSNAASVELFLNGKSLGLKTFNKKQTSDGRTYQEGANANELYLEWKVAYQPGTLEAIARDEAGKEIARDKITTAGKPAAVRLIKEDHAIAADGKDLTYIYYEIVDSQGNVVPTANNLVRFQLHGQGQLVGVDNGEQASRERYKAQADGSWIRKAFNGKGVAIVKSTEQAGKFTLTAHSDLLKSSQVTVFTGKKEGQEKTVLGTEVARVRTLIGKDPKMPKTVGFVYSDGSREKLPVTWSQVDVSQAGVVTAKGTANGREVEARVEVLAIAKELPTVKRVAPGADLNTVDKYVSILVTDGSVQEYEVDSWEIAEADKAKLSVAGSRIQMTGQLAGETIHATLVVEEGKAAASVVPTVTVGGEAVTGLTSQQPMQYRTLAYGAQLPEVTASAENADVTVLQASAANGMRASIFVQPKDGGPLQTYAIQFLEEAPKIDHLSLQVEQADGLKEDQIVNLSVRAHYQDGTQAVLPADKVSFSTSGEGEVAVRKGMLELHKPGALTLKAEYEGATGQINLTIQANTEKKIAQSIRPVNVVTDLHQEPTLPSTVTVEYDKGFPKAHKVTWQAIPKEKLDHYQSFEVLGKVEGIDLEARAKVSVEGIVSVEEVSVTTPIAEAPQLPESVRTYDSNGHVSSAKVVWDAIRPEQYAKEGVFTVNGRLEGTQLTTKLHVRVSAQTEQGANISDQWTGSELPLAFASDSNPTDPVSNVNDKLISFNDRPANRWTNWNRSNPEASVGVLFGDSGILSKRSVDNLSVGFHEDHGVGAPKSYVIEYYIGKTVPTAPKNPSFVGNEEHVFNDPANWKEVSNLKAPAQLKAGEMNHFSFDKVETYAVRIRMVRADNKLGTSITEVQIFAKQVAAAKQGQTRIQVDGKDLATFNPDLTDYYLESVDGKIPAVTASVSNNGLATVVPSVREGEPVRVIAKAENGDILGEYRLHFTKNKDLLSRKPVAAVKQARLLQLGQPLELPTKVPVYFTGKDGYEAKDMTVEWEEVPAENLTKAGQFTVRGRVLGSNLNAEFTVRVTDKLGEALSDNPNYDENSNQAFASATNDIDDSSHDRVDYINDRDHSENRRWTNWSKTPSSNPEVSAGVIFRENGKIVERTVAQAKLHFFADSGTDAPSKLVLERYVGPDFEVPTYYSNYQAYESGHPFNNPENWEAVPYRADKDIEAGDEINVTFKAVKAKAMRWRMERKADKSGVAMIEMTFLAPSELPQESTQSKILVDGKELADFAENRQDYQITYKGKRPKVAVEENNQVASTVVDSGEDRLPVLIRLVSESGKQVKEYRIQLIKEKPVSEKTVAAVQEELPKLEFVENDLAYKTVEKKDSTLYLGETRVEQEGKVGKERIFTAINSDGSKEEKLHEVVEAPTDRIVLVGTKPGTALPEDEVKNLVLNRPELVVEEETIDFKVQERKSDKLYLGETRVLQEGKQGVRVRLIEVENGKRQLKETYDKVVAQDRILEVGTKPGTSLPEDEVKNLVLNRPELVIEEETIDFKVQEQKNDKLPVGQTRVLQEGRQGVRVHLIEVENGKRTEKDSYDKVMAQDRIVEVGMAGEATKPVQPVDTKPQVSEKAETKPIAPSEANQTNKAQLPNTGNAASQATVAAGLALLCLSAGLVATKGKKED, via the coding sequence ATGGAAAAAAGCCATTGGAATCGTAAAAGAGTCTATAGCATTCGTAAATTTGCTGTAGGAGCTTGCTCAGTAATGATTGGAACTTGTGCAGTTCTATTCGCAGGAAATATAGCTGGAGAATCTGTAGTTAATGCGGATGAAACACCTATTACTCGTACTGCTGAGAAACCTAATGAGGAAAATCCTATAGTAGAAGAAAAGGTTGATCAAGCTTTGGAAACTAAAAATGTAGTCGAAAGTACAGCACAAAAACAATCTAGTGCCACTGAGTCTATTTCATCTGAGAAGAAAGAAGATAAAGCAGTAACTCCAAAAGAGGAAAAAGCTCCAAAGATAGAATCACAAGCTTCAAGTCAAGAAAAACCGCTCAAGGAAGATGTTAAAGCTGTGACAAATGAAGAAGTCAATCAAATGATTGAAGACAGAAAAGTGAATTTTAACCAAAATTGGCACTTTAAACTCAATGCGAATTCTAAAGAAGCCATTAAACCGGATGCAGATGTATCTACGTGGAAAAAATTAGATTTACCGCATGACTGGAGTATCTTTAACGATTTTGATCATGAATCTCCTGCACAAAATGAAGGTGGACAGCTTAACGGTGGGGAAGCTTGGTATCGCAAGACTTTCAAACTAGATGAAAAAGACCTCAAGAAAAATGTTCGCCTTACTTTTGATGGCGTCTACATGGATTCCCAAGTTTATGTCAATGGTCAGTTAGTGGGTCATTATCCAAATGGTTATAACCAATTTTCATATGATATCACTAACTATTTGAACAAAGATGGACGTGAGAATGTAATTGCTGTTCATGCAGTCAACAAACAACCAAGCAGCCGTTGGTATTCAGGTAGCGGTATTTACCGTGATGTGACTTTACAAGTGACAGATAAAGTTCATGTTGAGAAAAATGGGACAACCATCTTAACGCCAAAACTAGAACAACAGCAACACGGCAAGGTTGAAACTCATGTGACCAGCAAAATTGTCAATACGGACGACAAAGACCATCAACTTGTAGCAGAATATCAAATCGTTGAACGTGGTGGTCAGGCTGTGACAGATCTAGTACGTACAGAGAGCCGTACCTTGAAAGCACATGAAGTAACTAGTCTTGATGCGATTTTAGAAGTTGAAAGACCAAAACTCTGGACCGTTTTAAATGACAAACCGGCCTTGTATGAATTAGTTACACGTGTTTACCGGGACGGTCAATTAGTTGATGCTAAGAAAGATCTGTTTGGTTACCGATATTATAACTGGACTCCAAATGAGGGCTTCTCTTTGAATGGTGAACGCATTAAATTCCATGGAGTTTCCTTGCACCATGACCACGGAGCGCTTGGAGCAGAAGAAAACTACAAGGCTGAGTATCGTAGACTGAAACAGATGAAGGAAATGGGAGTGAATTCGATTCGTACGACTCACAACCCAGCAAGTCCTCAGACCTTACAGATTGCAGCTGAACTTGGTTTGTTGGTTCAGGAAGAAGCTTTTGATACTTGGTATGGCGGTAAGAAACCATACGATTATGGTCGTTTCTTTGAAAAAGATGCTACCCATCCTGAGGCTAAAAAAGGTGAAAAATGGTCTGACTACGATCTACGTACTATGGTAGAGAGAGACAAAAATAATCCTGCTGTTTTTATGTGGTCAATCGGAAATGAAATCGGTGAAGCAAATGGGGATCCCCATTCTCTAGCGACTGTTAAACGTCTAGTCAAAGTTATCAAGGATGTTGATAAGACTCGTTACGTTACCATGGGAGCAGATAAGTTCCGTTTCGGTAATGGTAGTGGTGGGCATGAAAAAATTGCTGATGAACTCGATGCTGTTGGATTTAACTACTCTGAAGATAATTACAAAGCCCTTAGAGCTAAGCATCCAAACTGGTTGATTTATGGGTCAGAAACATCTTCAGCAACGCGTACAAGAGGAAGTTACTTCCACCCAGAGCGTGAGTGGGTACAAAGTAATCAGTCATGGCGTAACTATGAACAGTCAGATTATGGAAATGACCGTGTTGGTTGGGGTAAAACGGCAACTGCTTCATGGACATTTGACCGTGACAATGCTGGCTATGCTGGTCAATTCATTTGGACAGGTACGGACTATATCGGTGAACCAACTCCATGGCACAACCAAAACAACACGCCAGTTAAAAGCTCTTACTTTGGTATCGTAGATACTGCAGGTATTCCAAAAAACGACTTTTATCTTTACCAAAGTCAATGGGTTTCTGCAAAGAAAAAACCAATGGTTCACCTTCTTCCTCACTGGAACTGGGAAAACAAAGAGTTGATAGACAATGTAGCAGACGCGGAAAATAAAATCCCTGTACGTGCTTATTCTAATGCTGCAAGTGTAGAATTGTTCTTGAATGGAAAATCTCTTGGTCTGAAGACTTTCAACAAAAAACAAACTAGCGATGGACGCACTTACCAAGAAGGTGCTAATGCTAATGAACTTTATCTTGAATGGAAAGTTGCTTATCAACCAGGTACCTTGGAAGCAATTGCTCGTGATGAAGCTGGTAAAGAAATTGCACGTGACAAGATTACGACTGCTGGTAAGCCAGCGGCTGTTCGTCTTATCAAGGAAGACCATGCAATTGCAGCAGATGGAAAAGACTTGACATATATCTACTATGAAATTGTTGACAGCCAAGGGAATGTAGTACCAACTGCCAATAATCTGGTTCGCTTCCAATTGCACGGACAAGGCCAACTTGTCGGTGTCGATAACGGGGAACAAGCCAGCCGTGAACGCTATAAGGCGCAAGCAGATGGTTCTTGGATTCGTAAAGCATTTAATGGTAAAGGTGTTGCCATTGTCAAATCAACTGAACAAGCAGGTAAATTCACACTGACAGCCCATTCAGATCTCTTGAAATCTAGTCAAGTAACTGTCTTTACTGGTAAAAAAGAAGGACAAGAGAAGACTGTTTTGGGGACAGAAGTAGCAAGAGTTCGTACATTAATCGGTAAAGATCCAAAAATGCCGAAAACAGTAGGTTTTGTATACAGCGATGGTAGTCGTGAAAAACTTCCAGTAACTTGGTCTCAAGTCGATGTTAGTCAAGCAGGAGTTGTGACTGCTAAAGGTACAGCAAATGGACGTGAGGTAGAGGCTCGTGTCGAGGTTCTAGCAATTGCGAAAGAATTACCAACAGTTAAACGTGTTGCTCCAGGAGCAGATTTGAACACTGTAGATAAATATGTGTCAATACTTGTAACCGATGGAAGTGTACAAGAGTACGAAGTAGATAGTTGGGAGATTGCGGAAGCGGATAAAGCCAAACTTTCAGTAGCTGGATCACGTATTCAAATGACTGGTCAGTTAGCTGGAGAAACTATTCATGCAACCCTTGTGGTAGAAGAAGGAAAAGCTGCAGCATCTGTAGTGCCAACTGTTACTGTTGGCGGTGAGGCAGTAACAGGGCTTACTAGTCAACAACCAATGCAATACCGCACTCTTGCTTATGGTGCCCAATTGCCAGAAGTCACAGCAAGTGCTGAAAATGCTGATGTTACAGTTCTTCAAGCAAGCGCAGCAAACGGCATGCGTGCGAGCATCTTTGTTCAGCCTAAAGATGGTGGCCCTCTTCAAACCTATGCGATTCAATTCCTTGAAGAAGCACCGAAAATTGACCACTTGAGCTTACAAGTTGAGCAAGCTGACGGTCTCAAAGAAGACCAAATAGTCAACTTGTCGGTTCGAGCTCACTATCAAGATGGAACGCAAGCTGTATTACCAGCTGATAAGGTGAGCTTCTCTACAAGCGGTGAAGGGGAAGTTGCAGTCCGAAAAGGAATGCTTGAGTTGCATAAACCAGGAGCACTTACTCTGAAAGCTGAATATGAGGGTGCTACAGGTCAAATCAATCTCACTATACAAGCCAATACTGAGAAGAAGATTGCGCAATCCATCCGTCCTGTAAATGTAGTGACAGATTTACACCAAGAACCTACTCTTCCGTCAACAGTAACGGTTGAGTATGACAAAGGTTTCCCTAAAGCTCACAAAGTCACTTGGCAAGCTATTCCGAAAGAAAAACTAGACCACTATCAAAGCTTTGAAGTGTTAGGTAAAGTTGAAGGAATTGACTTGGAAGCGCGTGCTAAAGTATCTGTAGAAGGCATCGTTTCAGTTGAAGAAGTTAGTGTGACAACTCCAATCGCAGAAGCACCACAATTACCAGAAAGCGTTCGTACATATGATTCAAATGGTCACGTTTCATCAGCTAAGGTTGTATGGGATGCGATTCGTCCAGAGCAATACGCTAAGGAAGGTGTCTTTACAGTTAATGGTCGCTTAGAAGGTACTCAATTAACAACTAAACTTCATGTTCGCGTATCTGCTCAAACTGAGCAAGGTGCAAACATTTCTGACCAATGGACCGGTTCAGAATTGCCACTTGCCTTTGCTTCAGATTCAAATCCAACCGACCCTGTTTCAAATGTCAACGATAAATTGATTTCCTTTAATGACCGACCAGCCAATCGTTGGACAAACTGGAATCGTAGTAATCCAGAAGCTTCAGTCGGTGTTCTGTTTGGAGATTCAGGTATCTTGAGCAAACGCTCCGTTGATAATCTAAGTGTCGGATTCCACGAAGACCATGGAGTTGGCGCACCGAAGTCTTATGTGATTGAGTATTATATTGGTAAGACTGTTCCAACAGCACCTAAAAACCCTAGCTTTGTAGGTAATGAAGAACATGTCTTTAACGATCCTGCAAACTGGAAAGAGGTAAGCAATCTCAAAGCTCCAGCTCAACTCAAGGCTGGAGAAATGAACCACTTTAGCTTTGATAAAGTTGAAACCTATGCTGTTCGTATTCGCATGGTAAGGGCAGACAACAAACTTGGAACTTCTATCACAGAAGTACAAATCTTTGCGAAACAAGTTGCGGCAGCCAAACAAGGACAAACAAGAATCCAAGTTGACGGTAAAGACTTAGCAACCTTTAACCCTGATTTGACTGACTACTACCTTGAGTCTGTCGATGGAAAAATTCCTGCAGTAACAGCAAGTGTTAGCAACAATGGTCTAGCGACTGTTGTTCCAAGTGTTCGTGAAGGTGAGCCAGTTCGTGTTATCGCGAAAGCTGAAAATGGCGACATCTTAGGAGAATACCGTCTGCACTTCACTAAGAATAAAGACTTACTTTCTCGTAAACCAGTTGCTGCAGTTAAACAAGCTCGCTTGTTGCAACTAGGCCAACCACTTGAATTGCCAACTAAGGTTCCAGTTTACTTCACAGGTAAAGACGGTTACGAAGCAAAAGACATGACAGTTGAATGGGAAGAAGTTCCAGCAGAAAATCTGACAAAAGCAGGTCAATTTACTGTTCGAGGTCGTGTCCTTGGTAGCAATCTTAATGCTGAGTTCACTGTACGAGTGACAGACAAACTTGGTGAGGCTCTTTCAGATAACCCTAACTATGATGAAAACAGTAACCAGGCCTTTGCTTCAGCAACTAATGATATTGACGACAGTTCTCATGACCGTGTAGACTATATCAATGATAGAGATCACTCTGAAAATCGTCGTTGGACAAACTGGTCTAAAACGCCATCTTCTAATCCAGAAGTATCAGCAGGTGTGATCTTCCGTGAAAATGGTAAGATTGTAGAGCGGACTGTTGCGCAAGCCAAACTTCACTTCTTTGCAGATAGTGGTACGGATGCGCCTTCTAAACTTGTTTTAGAGCGCTATGTCGGTCCAGACTTTGAAGTGCCAACCTACTATTCAAACTACCAAGCTTACGAATCAGGACATCCATTCAACAACCCAGAAAATTGGGAAGCTGTTCCTTATCGTGCGGATAAAGACATTGAAGCTGGTGATGAAATAAACGTAACATTTAAAGCTGTCAAAGCCAAAGCCATGAGATGGCGTATGGAGCGTAAAGCAGATAAGAGCGGTGTTGCGATGATTGAGATGACTTTCCTTGCACCAAGCGAATTGCCTCAAGAAAGCACTCAATCAAAGATTCTTGTAGATGGAAAAGAACTTGCTGATTTCGCTGAAAATCGTCAAGACTATCAAATTACCTATAAAGGTAAACGGCCAAAAGTTGCAGTTGAAGAAAACAATCAAGTAGCTTCAACTGTGGTAGATAGTGGAGAAGACCGCCTTCCAGTACTTATTCGCCTCGTTTCAGAAAGTGGAAAACAAGTTAAGGAATACCGTATCCAGTTGATCAAGGAAAAACCAGTTTCTGAGAAAACAGTTGCTGCTGTACAAGAAGAACTTCCAAAACTTGAATTTGTTGAAAACGATTTGGCCTACAAGACAGTTGAGAAAAAAGATTCAACACTTTATCTAGGTGAGACTCGTGTAGAACAAGAAGGAAAAGTTGGTAAGGAACGTATCTTTACAGCAATTAATTCTGATGGAAGTAAGGAAGAAAAACTCCATGAAGTGGTAGAGGCACCGACAGACCGCATCGTCTTGGTTGGAACGAAACCAGGCACCGCCCTTCCAGAAGATGAAGTGAAGAATCTTGTGCTTAACAGACCAGAACTTGTGGTCGAAGAAGAAACCATTGATTTCAAGGTTCAGGAACGTAAGTCTGATAAGTTGTATCTAGGTGAAACCCGTGTTCTTCAAGAAGGAAAACAAGGAGTCCGTGTTCGCTTGATCGAAGTGGAAAACGGAAAACGCCAACTTAAAGAAACTTATGATAAAGTTGTTGCTCAAGATCGTATCCTAGAAGTTGGAACGAAACCAGGCACCTCTCTTCCAGAAGACGAAGTTAAGAATCTTGTGCTTAACAGACCAGAACTTGTAATTGAAGAAGAAACAATCGATTTCAAAGTTCAGGAACAAAAGAACGATAAACTTCCAGTAGGTCAAACTCGAGTCCTCCAAGAAGGAAGACAAGGAGTCCGTGTTCACTTAATCGAGGTTGAAAATGGTAAGCGAACTGAAAAGGATAGCTATGATAAAGTTATGGCTCAGGATCGCATCGTAGAAGTCGGTATGGCTGGTGAAGCAACTAAACCAGTACAGCCGGTAGATACAAAACCACAAGTGTCAGAAAAAGCAGAAACAAAACCAATTGCTCCAAGTGAAGCTAATCAAACTAATAAAGCCCAGTTACCAAATACAGGTAATGCGGCAAGCCAAGCAACAGTAGCAGCAGGTTTAGCTCTACTCTGTTTGAGTGCAGGATTAGTAGCCACTAAAGGTAAAAAAGAAGACTAG
- a CDS encoding SDR family NAD(P)-dependent oxidoreductase, with protein sequence MRTILITGASGGLAKEMVKLLPDDQLILLGRNKEKLAQLYGNHLQAELVEIDITDDSALETLLADLYLRYGKIDVLINNAGYGILEEFDQISDQDIHQMFEVNTFALMNLSRRLAARMKESRKGHIINIVSMAGLIATGKSSLYSATKFAAIGFSNALRLELMPYGIYVTTVNPGPIRTGFFDQADPDGSYLKSVERFLLEPDAVAKKIVKIIGKNKRELNLPVLLNLAHKFYTFFPKLADKLAGGIFNYK encoded by the coding sequence ATGCGTACGATTCTTATTACCGGAGCTAGCGGGGGTCTAGCCAAAGAAATGGTTAAACTCCTGCCAGATGACCAACTCATCTTGCTTGGTAGAAATAAGGAAAAATTAGCCCAACTCTATGGAAACCATCTACAAGCAGAATTGGTTGAAATCGATATTACCGATGACTCAGCCCTAGAAACTCTGCTAGCAGACCTCTATCTCCGCTATGGCAAGATTGATGTCTTGATTAATAACGCTGGTTATGGGATTTTGGAGGAATTTGACCAGATTTCTGACCAAGATATTCACCAGATGTTCGAGGTCAATACTTTTGCCCTGATGAATCTATCTCGTCGCCTTGCGGCAAGAATGAAGGAAAGTCGAAAAGGCCATATCATCAATATTGTTAGCATGGCAGGTTTGATCGCTACTGGCAAGTCCAGTCTGTACTCAGCTACCAAGTTTGCGGCTATTGGTTTTTCAAATGCCTTACGCCTCGAACTGATGCCTTATGGTATTTACGTAACGACTGTCAATCCAGGACCAATCCGTACAGGATTTTTCGACCAAGCCGACCCAGATGGAAGCTATCTCAAGTCGGTTGAACGCTTCCTGCTGGAACCAGATGCAGTGGCTAAAAAGATTGTCAAGATTATAGGAAAAAATAAACGAGAACTCAATCTCCCAGTTTTGTTGAACCTAGCCCATAAGTTTTACACCTTCTTTCCCAAGCTAGCTGATAAGTTGGCAGGGGGAATCTTTAATTATAAATAG
- a CDS encoding cystathionine beta-lyase, with the protein MTDIKALALKYGGYTSLDKVYLDQLLAEKTEQEQLAIITPPPSVVNAYFAELYQKKSPEAATDYFSELSQELNFYNAEPSFTLENKPFIRLNLSGKSFGFCYESEGLGRIFSENKEIISEDLLFEIAQIFPHQLVFEKSGKIYMKAVGDEEVVSVESLTTLTDLESLADGRKRLKGYSQEDLLQEVTAFSGKRYFRSENRTAMLYID; encoded by the coding sequence ATGACTGATATTAAAGCGTTGGCTCTAAAATATGGGGGCTATACAAGTCTGGACAAGGTCTATCTGGATCAGCTTCTAGCTGAAAAGACAGAGCAGGAGCAGTTGGCTATTATCACCCCTCCGCCCAGCGTAGTTAATGCTTACTTTGCAGAACTCTACCAGAAAAAGAGTCCTGAGGCTGCGACGGATTATTTTTCAGAACTCAGTCAGGAACTGAATTTCTACAATGCGGAGCCAAGTTTCACTCTCGAAAACAAGCCTTTTATTCGTCTTAACCTATCTGGTAAATCCTTTGGTTTTTGCTATGAGAGTGAGGGTCTGGGTCGAATTTTCTCTGAAAATAAAGAGATTATTTCAGAAGACTTGCTTTTTGAGATTGCGCAAATTTTCCCCCATCAGCTAGTCTTTGAGAAGTCTGGAAAGATTTACATGAAGGCTGTAGGGGACGAGGAAGTTGTTAGTGTAGAGAGTCTTACAACTTTGACGGATTTGGAAAGCTTGGCTGATGGTCGTAAACGTCTCAAAGGTTACAGCCAAGAGGATTTACTGCAAGAAGTTACTGCTTTTTCTGGCAAGCGCTATTTCCGATCGGAAAACCGCACAGCCATGTTATATATTGATTAA